From one Lineus longissimus chromosome 3, tnLinLong1.2, whole genome shotgun sequence genomic stretch:
- the LOC135484946 gene encoding uncharacterized protein LOC135484946: MVKRPLILTLIGLMQLAATQANIYQEFACANGLGYRTGDCPGNDISFQVLNLQACSDKCKVTSSCAAFLWNEASHCYIKSKSCTSTNTANPANHFFDKTATTYQAFACANGLGYRPGDCPGNDISFQVLNLQACSDRCKVTSSCVAFLWHEASHCYTKSKSCTNTNTANPSNHFFDKTEICNGHAGLCKLTFDKVTFPGTHNSGANRVMKYGGWPYFPALSCPYRNQDYTFTAQLDFGIRFFDIDTRAKGDTAYASHNTAYGRKLWEIIRDIDNWLNNPSHRNEVIAIRFHDTTMPSGFGRFIPIFRDYFTGANGKVGINAVTGSWPTLGEAVAQNKRVFIFMVDHLCDSSCRSSHPYIHSANFYGDTWLDLKVTSSCGSMPEDTRRKCASISKDMIIVSAFASLGLCVNDMQKLCNRYIRPSAMSCYNERKKQGQTVNFLVADYVNQANTNENVITVANELNQLNMGN; the protein is encoded by the exons ATGGTAAAACGTCCCCTGATTCTCACCCTGATTGGGTTGATGCAGTTGGCGGCAACACAAG CCAACATCTACCAAGAATTTGCCTGTGCAAATGGCCTCGGCTATCGTACTGGCGACTGTCCAGGAAATGACATTAGCTTTCAAGTGTTGAACCTGCAGGCCTGCAGTGACAAGTGTAAGGTAACCAGCTCCTGTGCGGCCTTCCTGTGGAATGAAGCCAGTCACTGCTACATCAAGAGTAAAAGCTGTACAAGTACAAACACTGCGAATCCAGCCAATCACTTCTTTGATAAGACTG CCACCACTTACCAAGCATTTGCCTGTGCAAATGGCCTCGGCTATCGTCCTGGCGACTGTCCAGGAAATGACATTAGCTTTCAAGTGTTGAACCTGCAGGCCTGCAGTGACAGGTGTAAGGTAACCAGCTCCTGCGTGGCCTTCCTTTGGCATGAAGCCAGTCACTGCTACACCAAGAGTAAAAGCTGTACAAATACAAACACTGCGAATCCATCCAATCACTTCTTTGATAAGACTG AGATTTGCAACGGCCACGCGGGACTCTGCAAACTCACATTTGACAAAGTAACATTTCCTGGAACTCACAACTCAG GGGCGAATAGGGTCATGAAGTATGGTGGTTGGCCATATTTTCCCGCTTTGTCCTGCCCATACAGGAACCAAGATTACACTTTCACAGCCCAATTGGATTTTGGAATTCGATTTTTCGACATTGACACTCGTGCCAAGGGAGATACCGCTTACGCGAGTCACAACACAGCTTACGGACGAAAGTTATGGGAG attATACGAGACATTGACAACTGGTTGAATAATCCATCGCACAGGAACGAGGTTATTGCCATTCGATTCCACGACACCACAATGCCATCCGGCTTCGGCAGGTTCATCCCCATCTTCAGAGACTACTTTACTGGAGCAAACGGGAAGGTCGGCATCAATGCAGTGACGGGCAGTTGGCCGACTCTTGGAGAAGCAGTGGCACAAAACAAGCGTGTGTTCATTTTTATGGTGGACCATCTTTGTGACAGCAGCTGTAGGAGTTCTCACCCCTACATCCACTCG GCTAATTTTTACGGCGACACATGGCTAGATCTTAAGGTGACGTCATCATGTGGTAGCATGCCAGAAGATACAAGAAGAAAGTGTGCAAGCATAAGCAAGGATATGATCATTGTCTCAGCATTTGCCTCCTTAGGCCTGTGTGTTAATGACATGCAGAAGTTG TGTAACCGGTACATCAGACCCAGTGCCATGTCCTGTTACAACGAACGGAAGAAGCAAGGCCAGACGGTGAACTTCCTGGTGGCAGATTACGTCAACCAAGCCAAtaccaatgaaaatgtcatcacCGTCGCCAACGAACTAAATCAGCTCAATATGGGAAATTAA